The following proteins are encoded in a genomic region of Methylobacterium tardum:
- a CDS encoding GNAT family N-acetyltransferase: MAVGVHATGTGMIDARTSGALVAEIIPDLASAEALWRRLETDPASLQTPYQRFDWTSAYLRGTGHLDTARVVVLRDAAGRARILLPLTLQRRHGVCVAQTIGDTHANYHMPLFATRDAAAIPHDAIVGALIEAGRQAGIDVYALRHQPRMWEAVANPLALWGEPEASDAYGLMLGPDPDGTVRRVFSADARKKLRSKEKRLAETKGAIVYRRAETAEEAARFLAAFYAQKSARFAGMGIADPYADPSIQAFLAAAASGADPALEMHALCLAESGRVLATFGGAVNERRFSGMMTAFDADPEIARCSPGDLLLQHLVRDQTARGRQGFDLGVGEARYKASICDETISLMEALIPVTVVGKTYAAARRSLTRTKRRIKRDPRLYAVVRRLRSLRRS; encoded by the coding sequence ATGGCGGTCGGCGTCCACGCGACGGGAACGGGCATGATCGACGCGCGAACGAGTGGCGCGCTGGTCGCCGAGATCATCCCCGATCTGGCATCGGCCGAGGCGCTGTGGCGCCGCCTCGAAACGGATCCGGCGAGCCTCCAGACCCCTTACCAACGGTTCGACTGGACGAGCGCGTATCTCCGCGGAACCGGGCACCTCGACACGGCGCGCGTCGTGGTCCTGCGCGACGCGGCCGGCCGGGCGCGGATCCTGCTGCCGCTGACGTTGCAGCGCAGGCACGGCGTCTGCGTGGCGCAAACCATCGGCGACACGCACGCAAATTACCACATGCCGCTGTTCGCGACCCGCGACGCGGCCGCGATCCCGCACGACGCGATCGTCGGAGCCTTGATCGAGGCCGGTCGGCAAGCCGGCATCGATGTCTACGCGCTGCGGCATCAGCCGCGCATGTGGGAGGCTGTCGCCAACCCGCTGGCGCTGTGGGGCGAGCCAGAGGCGAGCGACGCCTACGGGCTGATGCTCGGGCCGGATCCCGACGGTACCGTCCGCCGCGTGTTCAGCGCCGACGCTCGCAAGAAGTTGCGTTCGAAGGAGAAACGCCTCGCCGAGACCAAGGGCGCGATCGTGTATCGACGTGCCGAGACGGCCGAGGAGGCGGCTCGCTTTCTGGCGGCGTTCTACGCCCAGAAGTCGGCCCGGTTCGCCGGGATGGGCATCGCCGATCCCTACGCCGACCCGTCGATCCAGGCCTTTCTCGCGGCAGCGGCGTCCGGTGCGGATCCGGCGCTCGAAATGCACGCGCTGTGCTTGGCCGAGAGCGGCCGGGTGCTCGCGACCTTCGGGGGCGCCGTGAACGAGCGGCGATTCAGCGGCATGATGACCGCGTTCGATGCCGATCCCGAGATTGCCCGATGCAGCCCGGGCGACCTGCTTCTGCAGCACCTGGTGCGCGATCAGACCGCGCGCGGCCGGCAGGGCTTCGATCTCGGCGTCGGCGAGGCCCGCTATAAGGCCAGCATCTGCGACGAGACGATCAGCCTCATGGAGGCGTTGATACCGGTCACCGTCGTCGGGAAGACCTACGCCGCCGCGCGGCGAAGCCTCACGCGCACGAAGCGCCGGATCAAGCGCGACCCGCGGCTGTACGCGGTCGTCCGGCGTCTGCGGTCACTGCGACGGTCCTGA
- a CDS encoding polysaccharide deacetylase family protein, with product MLSSRTKHRVFATGFRTIQALGADRWLSPAARGLGVILTFHHVSPNPAPAFAPNRLLGITPDFLDLTLRELDARGFDVIGLDAVPERLAEPDYGPPFAVLTFGDGYRDNVVHARPVLARHGAPWTLFVTSAFADQSGRLWWVELERAIARLDHVRVGIGSRALDLPARSPEEKALAFDAVYRDLRRGSEADLLDRIADLCSRAGFQAGGVASELCLSWAELRDLAQDPAVTIGAHTVSHPMLAKHGADTAVREIADGRARIEMELGRSVRHLSFPVGDPGSAGPREFALARDMGFATAVTTRPGHLFAAHADHLHALPRVSVNGCHQTRAALAGLLSGVPFLAWNRGRRLNVA from the coding sequence ATGCTGTCGTCGCGTACCAAGCATCGAGTCTTCGCGACCGGGTTCCGTACCATCCAGGCCCTCGGGGCGGATCGGTGGCTGTCCCCTGCAGCCCGCGGTCTCGGCGTGATCCTGACGTTCCATCATGTCAGCCCCAACCCCGCGCCGGCCTTCGCGCCCAATCGGCTGCTCGGCATCACACCCGATTTCCTCGACCTGACCCTGCGCGAGCTCGATGCGCGCGGCTTCGACGTGATCGGCCTCGACGCCGTGCCGGAGCGTCTCGCCGAGCCTGATTACGGGCCGCCCTTCGCCGTGCTGACGTTCGGCGACGGTTATCGCGACAATGTCGTGCACGCACGTCCGGTGCTTGCGCGCCACGGCGCCCCGTGGACCCTGTTCGTGACCAGTGCCTTCGCGGACCAGAGCGGCCGCCTGTGGTGGGTCGAGCTGGAGCGCGCCATCGCGCGCCTCGATCACGTGCGCGTCGGCATCGGATCGCGCGCGCTGGACCTTCCGGCCCGAAGCCCGGAGGAGAAGGCGCTCGCCTTCGACGCGGTCTACCGCGATCTGCGCCGGGGCAGTGAGGCCGACCTCCTCGACCGGATCGCCGACCTCTGCAGCCGAGCCGGATTCCAGGCGGGTGGCGTGGCGTCCGAGCTGTGCCTGTCCTGGGCGGAATTGCGCGATCTGGCGCAAGATCCGGCGGTCACAATCGGGGCGCACACGGTCAGCCATCCGATGCTGGCCAAGCACGGGGCTGACACGGCCGTGCGGGAAATCGCCGACGGCCGCGCCAGGATCGAGATGGAGCTGGGACGGTCCGTGCGGCACCTGTCCTTCCCGGTCGGGGATCCGGGCTCGGCCGGCCCGCGGGAATTCGCACTCGCCCGGGACATGGGCTTCGCGACCGCGGTGACAACCCGTCCGGGCCACCTCTTCGCCGCGCATGCCGATCACCTGCACGCCCTGCCGCGTGTCTCGGTGAACGGGTGTCACCAGACGCGGGCGGCGCTGGCGGGTCTGTTGTCGGGTGTGCCGTTCCTGGCCTGGAATCGCGGCCGGCGCCTGAACGTCGCCTGA
- a CDS encoding DUF2842 domain-containing protein, producing MRRRTRTLIGTLAILVFVCLYGPLAMTLADSRIAETPAVVQAVLYSILGIAWIFPLMPLIRWMERPDR from the coding sequence ATGCGCCGCCGCACCCGTACCCTGATCGGCACCCTCGCGATCCTGGTCTTCGTCTGCCTCTACGGGCCCCTGGCGATGACGCTGGCCGACAGCCGCATCGCCGAGACGCCGGCGGTTGTTCAGGCCGTGCTGTACTCGATCCTGGGGATTGCCTGGATTTTCCCGCTGATGCCGCTGATCCGATGGATGGAGCGGCCGGATCGCTGA